CTAACAGTTAATGGAAGTGAATATTATTGGCTTCAGGGCTGCTTAAGAGAAACAATCAGCCACCTTGTGCTGATTGTTTCTCTGAAACAGGAAGAAGTACACACCAATGAGTTGACAGAGTAAAACATTACCATTACATTATTTCAAATTCCGTTAATGAATAATACTCAAGAGATCAACCCAAATATAACCATGAGATCACTTGTCCTTACGTTGCGTTGCCCTTGCTGCATTCAGGGTAAGACTGGACATTAATGTGGGCCCGGGTCACCAACACATGTCTCTCCAGATTTATCACCAGGTGTCGGATTCTAGACTCCACCAGGCCAACCCTGACAGATTGAACAAAACATCAGTTTCAGAGAGCACTACATTTGGTGGAAATACAATATCAAAACAGTTTTCTCCTCCAGAGAAAATTATGCAtaagaaacattttcattgtagACTAAAATGCCTAAATCTGTTCCAGTTTTACTTAACTGGCACCtcactgtctctgctctgtgtaCTCACCATGCAGGGTGCTGCTCCTCTGTAGCTGAGGCAGCTTGCAGCAGAATGTAATGCCTTGAAACACAAGAGACAACAATTGCAATACACGTCACAGCATTGAGCCTTTAAGCACAGGCTGGCATGTTACTACATTGATcatattcatttgaatattaatCCTGTTTGAACAATGGTCATCGTTGAAGgtatttctgatatttaaaaCAGGCCAAGCTACAGCACATGGAGTAAGTTACTAAAATCAGGTAACTAGTCTTCATTTAGACACTAcccatttattttgaaaggtaaaacCAGTTGACCCTTTAGAAAGTGAGGTGGTTCTGGGTTGAATTAGTGTTTGTGTAATTAATGTTAAATCTCAGCAGCACAACTGCTCACTTCTTATTAAAGCTGGTAAACACATCATTAGATAAATCAAGGAAACTGCCTATCCAACTGTTCCAAAGCtgtgcaaataaaacaagacagatCAAATCACACGGCAGATTTATTCAACTGGACCATATTACAATTTAAAGTCAGACAGAACACGTGAACAGCTTCTTAAATCTCCACATTTTGAGTGAACAACAGCAAACGGCACAACCTGGTCTGCACATAAAACAATCAGCATTCAACTATTAAATGAAGGTCTAATATTTCTTACAGGTTAAACTAttatccacacaaacacatgatcaACTTCTTAACACTGCTTGAACAAAAGTCTGTTTTAATGTTCAGTtaataacagaaaacagaaaaccacATATACACCCTCATTAAGAAACTGGGATTCATCTTTTCAAATCAAGTACAAATTAAAATCAGTCGCgcattacaaagaaaaaaactgcaaattACAAACATTTGCACGTTCATTCACAAAAGTCATTGAAGAGTTTGTGTTCAGGTCAAAAGAGAGTCGGTTAAAAACACATCCATCAGTTACATTCAGCAATATATAAAGAGTCTGCCTTAAGGAGCTCACATTCATATAAACTCAAATACCAATTCACGCACTATAAAGCACTACGTGTGAAAACGAATACACCATTAAGAGAAGATATGCAGAACAGTATTTTATACAGAGTGAATTTTCACACTGATACATCTTCATTAAGAAAGAACACATCATGAAAAACATCTGGTATAAAGATCTGCCTTCTTTGAAAGCAAACTTATACAATTACAAAAAGCTTTAGACATCAAGACCGTCACAAACATGTATACGTTTCAAATATCAGAGCTAAGAAGGACTGATGAACTAATTGGAAATGTCCATATTTAAGAagggctgtgtgttttgttcatctTTGGGCAGATTATTACATACTTGTACTTCCTGAGGAAATTGGGCTTCTCAAAGAGTTTGGACCAGCTGGCGATAGTGTGGCCTGTGAGTGAGGAAGGGAAAGCTTGTTAAAAACGAATCCTCTTCGTGCGCAGAATTTCCTGTGATATTCTTGAAGATAGGAGTTAAACATTGCTAAATGGTGGCAACCTCATCCAAGTGGCAGTGCAGTGATTGAAGTTTAAATGcttatttctgattctaaataACAGGACAGCTCTGAgactctgcactgtgagcatCTGATGGATGTCTGAGTGGCTACATACCGCGCTGGATCTCCTCCTTCATGATGGCCAAGGTGGAGGGAGTCACATTGAATGCAGTGTTCTGCATTGGGTATGCCGGCGTGATGATGGGCATAGTGTGGGAGCGGTCTGCCTGATTAACCTGGAGAATGCAGAAGAACACAGCATGTTCAGCTTTCATGTGCTTTTGGGCAGATTGGTTAATTAACTggcatattttgtatttatagtttacatTCTGCTGAGTCCTTACCCTTGGATCCCACACAGGAAGGTTGAAATGACAGTCTTTTAACTCCCTCAACATGATGGGGTTCGGCCACTTCCTGTCacaacaaaacaagatttttaCAAAATATGGTTTAGTGGACTTttgttcttctgttttattgtaaagaAGGCATTTACTGAAGAAATGGGACAACTCACCACATGTTGTACTCCTTGAAAAACATTGTGACCAGGGTGGAGGCTGAGGCGGCTGGGTACTCCTGGCAGATTCTGGCTACAAGAATGGCCCAGGAAATGCCGCCCAGGAAACCCAAAGAGTTGGAGTAGATGTTTCTTTCTGAACAGAAACAAGAGGATGAGAGAACAGATTAAGACCTCCATTTCACAAAATTACCTCATGATAACACTGGCTTGATCTCATTTGCTCGAACCCACTGCAGATTGGGTAAATGAGGTTTATGTCTGTTGGCAGTATTTTCTGATCTATTTAGTAATACAAGGAGAGATCTCAACTCACGTTTGGCCCAGAGCTTTATGGTCCTCAGAGCGAGTCTGAAGTTCTGAATATTGGGCACGAGCCTGAGGATCTCCTCTGTTACTCTGTAGCCTacagaacaacaagaagaaaagaTGAATATCAAATAGTTCCTGTAAACAAGGCAGACCAAAATACCGGACATCACAAAAGCATTCCTGAGTACACTGTCAGGTACTAAAGCTGCAGGATTCCCCAGCAGTTCTCTGACATGATGCTTACCGTTCAGACTCCTCACGGACTGGATGTCCATCCCCTGCAACCAATCCTCTCGGAGCAGGTCCATTCCCTCTGGGACTCTATTCCTGGCCACCCTGGCAAACACTAAGTCTATCTAAGATGTATCAGGAGCACAAAAACCATGATTAATACACATGCTGACAAACCCTTGATTGAAGAATACAGCACACTGCAGAGACAACAATTCTTCTTAAGTTAAATTACCTCAATTCCTTCAAAGCTCAGTTTGACCACAGGGACGAACGCCTCTTCAATGGCCTAAAGACAACAACAGTCAGTACCTCGCAACAGGGCAAAAAAATTACTTGTCATAATGAATCTCTTATAGACGTACTCTTATGTCTTTgacctctctctgcctcttcagTTTTCCaacaaaagaggagaagaagtcCTTCCTCTGGAGGAAACCCGGTCCCACACAGAGGATGTCTATGTCGGCACCTTTCGAGGCGACCCCCAGGTGATGGGAGCCGAAAGGGACGAGCTTCCCTCCAACCCTCTCTGGGATGATGTCTGGAAAATTctacaataacaaaaaatgaaacataaactATGTTACCGAAGCAGCAACACATTTCAAGTATCATTTTAGAGTTACTTTTGaaacaacaatatattataagaTAAAGATGTCCTACCTTTTCCCGACACATCTCTACGAGCCACTCTCTGAACAGTGACTGCAGTCTCTGGACCACATGCTCTCTGCAGTGCAGACAAAACATGAAGAGCATTTTCAGACTTTGTACTTCCTCTGAAGCGAAGCATGTCGTGGTCTCTTTCTTCTGGGCAATTGtttgttaatgttgttttaaaggaataataccccccccccccaccccagaaTGACTGTACCTTAAAAAGCATAAGCCTTCTCAAAGCTGTATTAATTACATGTTAATGATGACATGTGTAAACATGCATCCTACCTGTGTCTCAGCTCCACGTTGCTCTCAAAGCATCCAAAGGACTTGAGAATCTCGATCAAGTCATTTGCTTTGGCACACTCCTCCTCACgtgttggtgggggggggcCATACACCTTTTGTTGAGGTCTGAATGGAGCATTCCTTGGTCTTTGTCTGAAAAGGCACATATGGACGTTAGTGCACAATTAATACAACAGTTATGACAAGCAAATATGAAGGGAGGTATAATATATCAAGAAACTCTGGTTGAAAATAAGGGGACTCAACCCCCCTTGTGATAAGAAATCTGAGAGTCTTGATGTCAACTGCTTATATTAGTGTTAGCAAGTCCAAAACATTAACTAAACACAAGTTGAAGCAAACTAAACAAAGAAGCAGACTTGCAAAGTGTATCTTGCCTAGacctttttgaaaaacaagGAAAACCAGACTCAAGGACTTACCGAGGCATTGTCGCAACAATTGAGCTCACTAAGGTTGAAGTATTTATCAAGTTTTTGGAAATGACTTAGAAAaggcttctctctctctgcaaatCACaatctgtgagtgtttgtgaCTGATGAAAGTTGGGAACACTGCATGGAATCGGTTGGAGCACTGTCCATATGACGTCATCTTCTGGAATGGAACTTAAGAACGATAACACCTGGTCCACTAAAAACGCCACGTGACTCCGAGCAGTTtatgttaattttgttttaattttttcttttaataaaacgCATCatgttacacattttaatgtttagtcTAAATAcaaatgcttttattgtttgGTTTGGAATAGCTATTAATAAAACTAATATATTTCGAAGTACGATGAACTTTATCTTTAAGATAATTTGACATTGTACTTGTAGTGTATTGTATGTAATATCATAACTGTAGTCGTGAACAATTTAGAAATTAAACACTCTTAGGCATATTCTTGGAAATGATAATAACATAACATTAATACATAATTTATAAGAAGGTAAAACAACAGTAAGATTAACAATATAGTGACTCGTTACATTTCCTGTAACGATATAGTTTCGATACAGGAAATGGATATATGcagataaaaaggaaaacataaaaggTTAACACGAAGAAGCAATCGTCAGTCTTTTGAAATATGCTTATGAAGTACGAGAAGTTGTTCATTATATATTAGGTGTagcacagctgcagcagctgttcgTTGTTTGGTTATCCCAGTGCACGCGGACTCATTAGGCTACTTGAGTAGTAGTTAAACTCAATTCACACCATGGTAAAATAATCTGTGTACCTTCGCTTCaattcttttctttctttaaaactaACTTTAAAAGCGATTGCAATGTATTGATGGAGAAAGAACGTTTTTAGATATCGTGGAAATTAGACGAGAGGAAATGTTGCTGCTTTTGAGACAAGCTTTCACCAGAAGTCGAAaaagtactcacatcttgtacTTAAGATAAAGTAGCTGTAACAAAGTGTAGGAATACActgttacaagtacaagtcttgcaattaaaatgttacttaagtagaaaaagtattggcatcaaaaagtacaaaagtattcatAATGCAGATTTCAGAATGATATTTATgttatgattataattattgatgtattaatatgattatcacagctggtaaaggtggaactCATTGTAATCAATTAATTTACTGCTGGGTAGCATGTGAATttaggtgtaactaaagtctgttTAAGTGTTGATCATATTTGTTATCATTATTCCATAATAGCAAGGTAtgtaactaaaggtactaccttaatgtagtggagtaacaGTAGAACATCtatctctgaattgtagtgaagtagaatTACAAtgtagcatgaaatggaaatattcaagtaaattCCTTTAAAattatactcaagtacagtacttgagtaaatgtattgagttactttacaccatTAAGTTCAAATATACTGGTCCCgtgatttaaacaaataaatgcctaaaaaataaaatatgtttggctATTTAAACAAATCTGCATTAACAGTCTCAGTGGCACAGTGTTTAAATGAGAACATTTGAGTTAGAATTCATATTTGGGAAGTAGATCGCTTATGACTGGATATagttttggtattttaagtatttgttgACACTTAAGGCAGCATAGGTAGGGATACTACCACACAAAGGACTATTTTGTGGGCCAAGTAATCATTTATTGCAGTAATTATATAAGATAGTTAAGCAGCTCCACTGTGCTGTAGGAACTGAAATATCAGCAGGTTGGAGGAGTTGTTTGCTTGAAATTAAACACTGTTAAAGAGGTTGAAATTAATCCACTTATGCCTTTGCTATAACATACTGTCACTACAAAATCCACTCAAGCCCTTTTCTTACCTTTCCTCTGTGTAATATGCTAAAAGTGGTGCCAATAGTCCAAACTTTCCCTCGCTCCGTTATGAAATAGTTATGATTTTTGAACGCTTCAGTCAAATGTGAAGATTGTCAAACTCCCTGCACTTAGTATCAATAATTCAAAGTCTCACTTTAATAATCAGAAACATTACCAGACCAAAAACATCAGTAAAAAGTCACACAACCATGTATTTAaaagtgatgtttatttttgcaccaaCCCAAAAACATTGGCGCAAAAGATCAAATTCCCAGTTACGACATCAGTGACAGTGCATCTCGGTAAA
This Eleginops maclovinus isolate JMC-PN-2008 ecotype Puerto Natales chromosome 11, JC_Emac_rtc_rv5, whole genome shotgun sequence DNA region includes the following protein-coding sequences:
- the LOC134872181 gene encoding poly(A) polymerase type 3-like; this encodes MPRQRPRNAPFRPQQKVYGPPPPTREEECAKANDLIEILKSFGCFESNVELRHREHVVQRLQSLFREWLVEMCREKNFPDIIPERVGGKLVPFGSHHLGVASKGADIDILCVGPGFLQRKDFFSSFVGKLKRQREVKDIRAIEEAFVPVVKLSFEGIEIDLVFARVARNRVPEGMDLLREDWLQGMDIQSVRSLNGYRVTEEILRLVPNIQNFRLALRTIKLWAKQRNIYSNSLGFLGGISWAILVARICQEYPAASASTLVTMFFKEYNMWKWPNPIMLRELKDCHFNLPVWDPRVNQADRSHTMPIITPAYPMQNTAFNVTPSTLAIMKEEIQRGHTIASWSKLFEKPNFLRKYKYVIICPKMNKTHSPS